In a genomic window of Cyclopterus lumpus isolate fCycLum1 chromosome 13, fCycLum1.pri, whole genome shotgun sequence:
- the LOC117741611 gene encoding P2Y purinoceptor 14-like has translation MSELVGSVASSGPNLTNGSGSSACDRIEPSARVFLLLFYTLVFLVGLLLNGFTLKVYFYSARRPASSSVTVYLKNLAAADFLVSLCLPIRITNYASGSVSVRQVYCNFGASAFYLNMYASILFMGYIAATRYLKIVRPLGAHFLLRVRAARIISSVTWVLLLATMGAYIALSLLTEEAQPASALSCEVLHSRLLGLYYKAVHSASAAVFLLVLVSLVFFYHAVSRRLALAQRRQPASSGSTKLAKSRRNMLVLVGVFCVCFVPYHLVRLPYAFLGRRCWWSHAFFYLKELTVMVSVLNVCLDPLIYFLFCKAFRAQMSPRRLIWAAAQGANGERRSSDGRLRANRKTSLTTSTRQAGALETTSR, from the exons ATGAGCGAGCTCGTCGGCTCGGTGGCGTCCTCGGGACCCAACCTGACCAACGGCAGCGGCTCGTCAGCGTGTGACCGCATCGAACCCTCGGCGCGCGTCTTCCTCCTGCTGTTCTACACGCTGGTGTTTCTG GTGGGTCTACTCCTCAACGGGTTCACGCTGAAGGTTTACTTCTACAGTGCTCGGCGGCCGGCGTCGAGCAGCGTGACCGTCTACCTGAAGAACCTGGCGGCCGCCGACTTCCTGGTCAGCCTCTGCCTGCCCATCCGGATCACCAACTACGCCAGCGGCTCCGTCTCCGTCCGCCAGGTCTACTGCAACTTTGGAGCCTCCGCCTTCTACCTGAACATGTACGCCAGCATCCTGTTCATGGGCTACATCGCAGCCACCAG gtACCTGAAGATCGTCCGTCCTCTAGGAGCTCACTTCCTGCTGAGGGTGCGCGCCGCCCGCATCATCTCCAGCGTGACCTGGGTTCTCCTCCTGGCCACCATGGGCGCCTACATCGCCCTGTCGCTCCTCACCGAGGAGGCGCAGCCGGCCTCCGCGCTGAGCTGCGAGGTCCTGCACAGCCGGCTGCTCGGCCTCTACTACAAAGCGGTCCACAGCGCCTCCGCCGCCGTCTTcctgctggtcctggtctcGCTGGTCTTCTTCTACCACGCCGTCTCCCGCCGGCTGGCGCTGGCGCAGCGGAGGCAGCCGGCGTCCTCCGGGTCCACGAAGCTGGCCAAGTCCCGCAGGAACATGCTGGTGCTGGTGGGCGTGTTCTGCGTCTGCTTCGTGCCGTACCACCTGGTCCGCCTCCCCTACGCCTTCCTGGGGAGGCGGTGCTGGTGGAGCCACGCCTTCTTCTACCTGAAGGAGCTGACCGTCATGGTGTCGGTGCTCAACGTCTGCCTGGACCCGCTCATCTACTTCCTCTTCTGCAAGGCCTTCCGGGCCCAGATGAGCCCGCGGAGGCTCATCTGGGCCGCGGCGCAGGGGGCCAACGgcgagaggaggagcagcgacGGGCGGCTGAGGGCCAACAGGAAGACGTCgctcaccacctccaccaggCAGGCCGGCGCGCTGGAGACCACGTCCAGATAG
- the shkbp1 gene encoding LOW QUALITY PROTEIN: SH3KBP1-binding protein 1 (The sequence of the model RefSeq protein was modified relative to this genomic sequence to represent the inferred CDS: deleted 1 base in 1 codon), translating into MDHMIFIDRDPSLFATILNFLRTKELHPRSINVHMLMHEAEFYGITPLVRKLQLCDELDRSSCGNVLFNGYLPPPVYPAKRRNRHSVAGSQFMAGRAALAERAPVRRSNTMPPNLGNSGILGRASTEERTPGGQLSDTGMVRIICGHHNWIAVAYAQFVVCYRVKESTGWQQVFTSPRLDWVIDRVALNAKVMAGSLGDNDKMVAVASGTEIILWAICPDGNGNEIGVFSLNVPVEALFFVGNQLIATSHTGKVGVWNAVTKHWQNQDVVPISSYDTAGSFLILGCNNGSIYYIDVQKFPLRMKDNDLLVTELYRDPTEDAITALSVYLTPKTSDSGNWIEIAYGTSSGAVRVIVQHPETVGSGPQLFQTFSVHRSSVTKIMLSEKHLISVCADNNHVRTWTVTRFRGMISTQPGSTPLTSFKILSLDDVDGHGGCSAGTEIGPYGERDDQQVFIQRVVPDTDKLYVRLSSNGKRVCEVRSVDGASITAFMVHECEGSSRIGSRPRRYLFSGHGNGSIQMWDLTTAMEIAGKVDIRALGGPTEEELLELLDQCDLALTRTPDSTPRASTCSLHSQLTDVFRMERLHSAAGARAAGASCSSVSLCGSLPRQAPPPAPLAKPARDSALCGPQTLSIPAYTHSSTSSHNQTSSPRPPRHLDRDRDWGSVRRGSFVERCQELAKGSEAAAGSGFGVPAGSEGVRRSLAVCTELEARFGLRTPTTFSVSPGARHSPGPPSPSPSSMSHRRTTPTPPTSPTLAAVSPSRSSAPASPRRAATPSPGDAPASPESPASPDSPPAGPPTSPKPHMNETSF; encoded by the exons ATGGATCACATG atCTTCATTGATAGAGATCCGTCTCTCTTCGCTACGATCCTCAACTTCCTGCGGACCAAAGAGCTCCACCCTCGATCCATCAACGTGCACATGCTC ATGCACGAGGCCGAGTTCTACGGCATTACGCCGCtgg tgcGTAAGCTGCAGTTGTGTGACGAGCTGGACCGATCCTCCTGTGGAAACGTGCTGTTCAACGGCTACCTGCCTCCACCAG tgtaCCCGGCTAAGCGTCGTAACCGTCACAGCGTAGCGGGGTCTCAGTTCATGGCGGGCCGGGCGGCGCTCGCTGAGAGAGCGCCGGTCAGACGCAGCAACACCATGCCGCCCAACCTGGGGAACTCTGGGATACTGGGCCGGGCCAGCACCGAGGAGAGGACGCCTggag gtcagtTATCAGACACCGGCATGGTTCGGATCATCTGTGGTCATCACAACTGGATCGCTGTGGCCTACGCACAGTTTGTCGTCTGctacag GGTGAAGGAGTCCACCGGGTGGCAGCAGGTCTTCACCTCCCCTCGTCTCGACTGGGTGATTGACCGAGTGGCGCTGAACGCCAAAGTGATGGCGGGCTCGCTGGGAGACAACGACAAGATGGTGGCCGTGGCGTCGGGGACGGAGATCATCCTGTGGGCCATCTGTCCCGACGGCAACGGGAACGAGATCG GCGTCTTCAGTCTGAACGTGCCGGTGGAGGCGCTCTTCTTCGTCGGTAACCAGCTGATCGCCACCAGCCACACGGGGAAGGTCGGGGTTTGGAACGCTGTCACCAAACACTGGCAG AATCAGGACGTGGTTCCCATCAGCAGCTACGACACCGCCGGCTCCTTCCTCATCCTGGGCTGCAACAACGGCTCCATCTACTACATAG ATGTGCAGAAGTTCCCTCTGAGGATGAAGGACAACGACCTGCTGGTGACGGAGCTGTACAGAGACCCGACTGAGGACGCCATCACTGCTCTCAGCGTCTACCTCACTCCCAAAACCA GTGACAGCGGGAACTGGATCGAGATTGCGTACGGGACCAGCTCTGGGGCGGTCCGAGTCATCGTTCAGCATCCAGAGACGGTCGGCTCGGGGCCACAGCTCTTCCAGACCTTCTCCGTCCACCGCAGCTCCGTCACCAAGATCATGCTGTCGGAGAAACACCTCATCTCAG TTTGTGCCGACAACAACCACGTGCGGACGTGGACCGTGACCCGGTTCAGAGGGATGATCTCCACCCAGCCGGGGTCCACGCCGCTCACCTCCTTCAAGATCCTCAGCCTGGACGACGTGGACGGACACGGAGGCTGCAGCGCCGGCACAGAGATAG GTCcgtatggagagagagacgatcAGCAGGTGTTCATCCAGAGAGTCGTACCGGACACCGATAAACTCTACGTGAGGCTGTCGTCCAACgggaagag ggtctgTGAGGTGCGTTCGGTGGACGGCGCGTCCATCACGGCCTTCATGGTCCACGAGTGCGAGGGCTCGAGCCGCATCGGCTCACGGCCTCGCCGCTACCTCTTCAGCGGCCACGGCAACGGCAGCATCCAGATGTGGGACCTGACCACCGCCATGGAGATCGCCGGCAAGGTCGACATCAGAG CGCTGGGCGGGCCGAccgaggaggagctgctggagctgctggaccAGTGTGACCTGGCTCTGACCAGAACACCTGACAGCACCCCGAGAGCCTCCACCTGCAG TCTTCACTCTCAGCTCACCGACGTCTTCAGGATGGAGCGTCTCCACTCGGCAGCCGGAGCCCGAGCAGCCGGAGCTTCGTGTTCGTCCGTCTCGCTGTGCGGCAGCCTCCCCCGGCAGGCTCCGCCCCCTGCGCCCCTCGCCAAACCTGCGCGAGACTCCGCCCTCTGCGGGCCGCAGACCCTCAGCATTCCCGCCTACACCCACAGCTCCACCTCCAGCCACAACCAGACCTccagcccccgcccccccagacACCTGGACCGAGACAGAGACTGGGGGTCCGTGCGGCGGGGGAGCTTCGTGGAGCGCTGCCAGGAGCTCGCCAAGGGTTCAGAGGCGGCGGCGGGCTCTGGGTTCGGGGTCCCGGCGGGGTCGGAGGGCGTCAGGCGGAGCTTAGCGGTGTGCACCGAGTTAGAGGCCAGATTTGGCCTCAGGACCCCGACCACCTTCTCCGTGTCGCCCGGTGCACGCCACTCCCCCGGACCGCCATCGCCGTCGCCCTCGTCTATGTCACACCGCAGGACGACGCCCACTCCCCCGACAAGCCCCACCCTCGCAGCAGTGAGCCCGTCACGGTCCAGTGCGCCCGCCTCGCCACGCCGCGCCGCCACGCCGTCTCCTGGCGACGCGCCGGCTTCTCCCGAGAGCCCGGCGAGTCCGGACAGCCCCCCAGCCGGACCGCCCACCAGCCCCAAACCACACATGAACGAGACcagcttctga